The Terriglobus roseus sequence GCATCCCGCGCTGCAGCGGGACGACACGCTTCACTTCCACAACATCAGCAACGACCAACTTATCGCCTACAGCAAACGACTGGGCGACGACATCGTTCTGATGATCGTCAATCTGGATCCGCATAACCTCCAGACAGGTTGGACTGACCTTGACCTCGCCTCCCTGGACCTGCCGATCGCCGGTGCGTATGAGGCAGTCGATCTGCTCTCCGGCGAGATTTATCAGTGGCAGGGAACCGGGAATTACATCGCGCTCGACCCGGAAAAGTCGCCGGCACACATCCTCGTACTACATCCGAAGCATCTCTCCGAAATGACAGCCGGGGAGAGCACGGAAGATTGAGCGCAGCCATTACACGTCCGAAGCGGAAGAAGCCAGGTAGCGCCACAGACCCGTTGTGGTACAAAGACGCGGTCATCTACGAGTTGCACGTCAAGGCCTTTGCCGACGGCAACAACGATGGCATCGGCGATTTTCCCGGCCTGCTGACCAAGCTGGACTACCTGCAGGAGCTGGGTGTTACCTGCATCTGGCTGCTGCCATTCTTTCCTTCGCCTCAGCGCGATGACGGCTACGACATCAGCGACTACCTGAATGTCAATCCTGCCTACGGCACAATTGATGACTTCAAGGCATTCCTTGCGGCGGCACATGTGCGTGGCATGCAGGTGTTGATCGAACTGGTGATCAACCACACCAGCGACCAGCATCCGTGGTTCCAGGCGGCGCGAAACTCTCCTAAGGGATCACCTGAACGCGACATGTATGTGTGGAGTGACACGGACAAGTTGTACGAAGGCGTCCGGATTATCTTCACCGATACGGAGAAGTCGAACTGGACATGGGATCCAGTGGCCCAGCAGTACTACTGGCATCGCTTCTTCTCACATCAGCCGGACTTGAACTTCGACAATCCGCGCGTGATGGAAGAAGTGCTGAATGCCATGCGCTTCTGGATGGATATGGGCGTCGACGGCCTGCGTCTCGACGCGATTCCCTACCTCGTTGAGCGAGATGGCACCAGCTGCGAAAACGTTCCCGAGACCCACGTAAAGATCAAGCAGATCCGCGCCGCGATCGACGCGGAGTACGAGAACCGCCTGGTGCTGGCCGAAGCGAACATGTGGCCCGACGACGTTCTGCCCTACTTTGGCGACGGCGACGAGTGTCAGATGGCGTTCCATTTCCCGCTGATGCCGCGCATCTACATGGCGCTGCGCCAGGAAGATCGCTTGCCGATTACGGAAATCATGGCGCGCACGCCGCCCATTCCGGACAATTGCCAGTGGGGTCTTTTCCTTCGGAACCATGACGAGCTGACGCTGGAGATGGTTACGGACGAAGAGCGCGATTACATGTATCTGGCCTACTCGGCGGATCCGCGTATGCGCATCAATGTCGGCATCCGACGTAGACTCGCACCGCTTGTCGATAACAACCGCCGTCGTATTGAGTTGCTCAATTCGCTTCTGCTGTCATTCCCGGGTACGCCGATCCTCTATTACGGCGATGAGATCGGCATGGGCGACAACATCTACCTGGGCGATCGCAACGGCGTTCGCACGCCCATGCAGTGGAACAGCGATCGCAATGCCGGTTTCAGCCGAGCAGTGCCGGCGCGCCTCTACTCGCCCGTGATCATGGACCCCATCTGGGGCTATGAAGCGATCAACGTGGAAGCGCAGGAGAGCGATACCTCGTCGTTGCTGCACTGGACCCGCAACATGATCGCCCTGCGTAAGCTCTTCCAGGTTTTCGGCCGCGGATCGCAGGAGTTCCTGAAACCCGAGAACCGTAAAGTGCTCGCCTATGTGCGCGAGTACGAGACGGAACGCGTGGTCTGTGTCGCGAATCTTTCGCGCTTCGCGCAACCGGTCACACTGGACCTGTCACGCTTCGCCGGTATGGTACCGGTCGAGATGCTGGGATATGTCCCCTTCCCCAAAATCGACAGCTCACCCTACGCCCTGACACTTGCGCCCTACGGCTTCCTCTGGCTGGAACTCCAGCCGGCACCCGATGTGGATACGGAGGCCGCACCACCGGAGATCAAGGACACAGAATTGCTGATTCCTGCCGCCGACCTTGCCGGTGCCGTGACAGGTGCCGGAGCGGAGTTACTGCAGGAGACCTTCCTGCCGAAGTTCCTGCAGTCGCAACGCTGGTTCGGTGCAAAGTCGCGCACGGTGAAAAATGTCTGCATCACCGATGTGCTGCCGATCGATGACATTGATGCTGCCGTGCTCCTGCTACGCATCGACTACACCGAGGGAGACAGCGATCTCTACTCAGTCCCCGTCGCTGCAGTGAGTGGCGACCATGCTGAGGACCTCCGCGCTGAAGCTCCTCTCAGCATCATCGCCGGCATGCAGATGGGCGCGAACCACGCGGGTGCACTCGTGGATGCACTGGTCATCCCGCAGGTGCGGGACGCGTTGCTGACAATGATCGGCTCTGGCGAAGAGAAGATAACGCGCTGCGAGGGCACACTGCGCGGTGAGGCCAGTTCCGCGTTCTCATCGCTGCGTGGCGAAGGGGAGATTCCGTCACGTCGCGGCTCTGCGGAGCAGAGCAACACTTCACTGCTGTATGACGGCAAGCTGATCCTCAAGATCTTCCGTCGCCTGCAGACTGGTGAAAACCCTGACGCAGAGATCGGTCGCTTCCTGACAGAAGTTGCTCATTTCGAACACATCGCACCCTTCGCGGGACAGTTGGTGTACACCGCAAAGGATAGCGGAGAGACCACAACCATCGGCCTGCTGCAGGGCTTGGTGCCGAATGACGGCGACGGATGGGAATGGACCCTTGCACAGATTGAGGAGTCGAAGCACGGCACCTCAACCGGATACATTGAAGCAGCAAAGCTGCTTGGACAGCGCACCGGTCAGATGCATGTCGCACTGGCTACATCGACAAAGAATCCTGCCTTCGCCTGCGATGGTACTGACGCGGCGGCATTGGATCGCGATGCGACACGACTCGAAGCCCAGATTGCCATCGCAATCAATGCCGTCAAGAATCGCTTTGCGGCATTGCCAGACGAACTGCTGGGACCCGCGGCAACATTGCTCAGCAAGCGAAAAGACATGCTGGCGATGGCGGACCGCTTACGACGCGTCGCTGGTGCGCAGGCGGGCATACGGATCCGCATCCACGGGGACTACCACCTGGGCCAGGTGCTTCGGACCCAGGACGACTTTGTCCTGCTGGACTTTGAGGGTGAACCCGCACGCTCGTTGGAAGAGCGCCGGGCAAAGCAGTCGCCGTGGCGTGATGTTGCCGGTATGATCCGCTCTTTCTCTTACGCGGGTGCCGCTGGTTTCGGCACTGGAGAATCGGATGACCGCACGGACTGGGAGCGCGCCGCGTCAGACGCCTTCCTGCAGGGCTACCGCGAGGGTGCCGAAGGCATTCCCGCTGCGGAAGAGGCAGTCGCGAAAGAATTGCTGCGTGCTTTCCTGCTGGAAAAGGCGCTGTATGAGATCGTGTACGAAGTGAATAACCGTCCAGACTGGATTGCGATTCCGCTCACCGGCATCCTGGACCTGCTCGGCACGGCTGGAGACGAAGCATGAGCACAGCCCCAACAGGCGTAACTGCAGAGTTAGAGACGCGCAACGAAGAGCGCGCGGCCAACACAGCCGCGGCCATCGAAGTCGTGGTGTGCCTTGGCCCCTGGTACGAAGATGCACCCGGCGAATCCCTGTCACCATTGCTTCAGACCCTTAGCCAGGCACTTGGCGAACGCGCATCGAGCGCGATGATTGCCTACCCGGCTTCCGACTCTCATGCTCGGTCCTGGCAGCAGGAGGGTCTGCTACTGCAGCCCTATCAGCCGTCGACGAAGATGCGCGAACTGGCGATGCAGACCGCAACCAGCTATCTCAGCCTCTACGAGATCATGCGGGCGCACGAGAGTTTCTGCGGGCTACTGCTGGGAGCGGAGGCGCAATCGCTGCAACCGGCAGCCATTCACGGCATGGTGGAAGCAATTTGCGATCGGGGCGCGGACGTTGCGATTGCACGCTACGACCTCACGCCGAACGAAGGCCTGGTTAACGCGTCCATTCTTTACCCCTTAACGCGCGCAGTCTTTCAGGTGAAGGCCACTTTTCCATTAGCACTTGACCTGGCAATGTCGACCCGCATGGCGGAGCGCATGGCAACAGCAGCGCAGCGGTGCACTACGACCGGGCAGCTGGAGGGGCTGGTATGGCCGGCCGCAGAGGCAGCCACCGCCGCCTTTACCCTTGCAGAGGTAAGCGCTGGTGTGCGGCAGTTGCCACATCCCACCGGCGGTGATCTGTCATTCATTCTGAACACGATTGCGTCATCCCTCTTCTTGGATATCGAGGCGAAAGCCTCTTTCTGGCAGCGCACGCGTCCCACATTACCGCTGCTGGCGATTGACGCAGTTCCCACACAGACGCCTGCTGCGGATCCGGTCGGCCCGGAAGAGATCAAGGAACTTATTGAAGGTTTCCGCATCGCGTACGGCAACCTGCACGAGATCTGGTCGCTTGTGTTGCCGCCGCAGACATTGCTGGGCTTGAAGCGCCTGTCGCGCTTGCCGGTCGAGGAGTTCACCCTGCCGGATGCACTGTGGGTCCGCATCATCTATGACTTTGTACTGGCGCACCGTCTGCGCACCATCAACCGCAACCACCTGATGGGTTCGCTGACACCGCTGTACCTGGCCTGGGTTGCGTCGCATATCATCGCGGGCGCGAATGGGTCGTCACTTGACTCACTTGCTCGCGCCTTTGAGGCAGACAAGCCTTACCTGGTTTCACGCTGGCGTTGGCCAGACCGCTTCAACCCGTAGAGCTTTCGTCCTTTTGGGCACGACCGCACCGGACAGGAGACCCGCATCATGTTTTCGCAAGTCAAGTACGCACTCTCAGATTCGTTCAGCCGCGTGCTGACCAAGTTGGCCGTGTTTCTTCCCGGCCTGCTCGCGCTCATCGTCGCAGTTGCCCTGCTCACACTCATCGGCGCCGGGCTTGCGTGGGGTATCCGCGCCATCCTGGTCCGCATGAAATTTGACGAGCGTGTGGCACGCGATAACTCAGCCGGCGTAACCGATTGGGCCCCATCGCACAGTCCCACGCTCCTGGTGAGCCGAGTTGTGTTCTGGGCCTGTGTTCTGCTTGGTCTCGCGATCGGCATCTCAGCCTACGACGCCGCAGGTACCAGCGACCTCGCACCCTTCCTTTTGCCGTATCTGGCTCACTCGGTTGGCGCCTTCATCATCCTCATCGCCGGCACCATCGTGGCGCGCTACCTCTCGCGCTCCGTGCTGATCAGCGCCGTCAATGCCAAGCTTAACTATGCCCGAGCGCTGTCGCTGGGTGTTAAGTGGTTAGTGCTCGTGTTCACGGGCGCCATGGTGCTTGACCACCTGCAGATCGGTGGCCTGATCGTCGAGCTCGGCTTCGGCATCCTCTTCGGTGGAATGGTTCTGGCACTGGCGCTCGCGTTCGGCCTCGGCTCACGCGACCTTGTCGCGCGGTCGATCGAGCGCACAGCCGACCGTGCCGTCCCTATCGATCGTGCAACAGAACGTACGACCGAAACTTCCCGCACACTGCGCCACTTCTAACCTCTGCATCACCACCACAGCGCGCGGTCGCGATATGCGACCGCGCGCTTTGCTATGCTTGAACAACTTTTCGTCCAGGTGTCCGCATGTCCTTTCCACTCACCGCGCAGACCTCTACAGCCCCCGTGG is a genomic window containing:
- the treS gene encoding maltose alpha-D-glucosyltransferase, with amino-acid sequence MSAAITRPKRKKPGSATDPLWYKDAVIYELHVKAFADGNNDGIGDFPGLLTKLDYLQELGVTCIWLLPFFPSPQRDDGYDISDYLNVNPAYGTIDDFKAFLAAAHVRGMQVLIELVINHTSDQHPWFQAARNSPKGSPERDMYVWSDTDKLYEGVRIIFTDTEKSNWTWDPVAQQYYWHRFFSHQPDLNFDNPRVMEEVLNAMRFWMDMGVDGLRLDAIPYLVERDGTSCENVPETHVKIKQIRAAIDAEYENRLVLAEANMWPDDVLPYFGDGDECQMAFHFPLMPRIYMALRQEDRLPITEIMARTPPIPDNCQWGLFLRNHDELTLEMVTDEERDYMYLAYSADPRMRINVGIRRRLAPLVDNNRRRIELLNSLLLSFPGTPILYYGDEIGMGDNIYLGDRNGVRTPMQWNSDRNAGFSRAVPARLYSPVIMDPIWGYEAINVEAQESDTSSLLHWTRNMIALRKLFQVFGRGSQEFLKPENRKVLAYVREYETERVVCVANLSRFAQPVTLDLSRFAGMVPVEMLGYVPFPKIDSSPYALTLAPYGFLWLELQPAPDVDTEAAPPEIKDTELLIPAADLAGAVTGAGAELLQETFLPKFLQSQRWFGAKSRTVKNVCITDVLPIDDIDAAVLLLRIDYTEGDSDLYSVPVAAVSGDHAEDLRAEAPLSIIAGMQMGANHAGALVDALVIPQVRDALLTMIGSGEEKITRCEGTLRGEASSAFSSLRGEGEIPSRRGSAEQSNTSLLYDGKLILKIFRRLQTGENPDAEIGRFLTEVAHFEHIAPFAGQLVYTAKDSGETTTIGLLQGLVPNDGDGWEWTLAQIEESKHGTSTGYIEAAKLLGQRTGQMHVALATSTKNPAFACDGTDAAALDRDATRLEAQIAIAINAVKNRFAALPDELLGPAATLLSKRKDMLAMADRLRRVAGAQAGIRIRIHGDYHLGQVLRTQDDFVLLDFEGEPARSLEERRAKQSPWRDVAGMIRSFSYAGAAGFGTGESDDRTDWERAASDAFLQGYREGAEGIPAAEEAVAKELLRAFLLEKALYEIVYEVNNRPDWIAIPLTGILDLLGTAGDEA